From Banduia mediterranea, the proteins below share one genomic window:
- a CDS encoding DUF2066 domain-containing protein, with translation MRPLLLVVALATAPAPLLAQFDSSADPGSSLGAGAQIDPQLGPYEALIPAPDQSDAALASALRSAMQSVIERQAGYGAAGTYEGEQLMSQARQYVLSYSFEVDAARTPPQTLLRARFDGNAVRSALARAGMITQRQTEAIEIEVSGIDDLADYQRVATHLRRLGSVRSAAPTAGYGDVLRFKLQVVGGPSALELALPTGGLLRQQRYGDAHTPAQYALAR, from the coding sequence ATGCGCCCTCTTTTGCTCGTCGTGGCTCTCGCCACGGCCCCAGCTCCGCTGCTGGCACAGTTCGATTCTTCCGCCGATCCGGGCTCCAGCCTGGGGGCCGGCGCACAGATCGATCCGCAGCTCGGACCCTACGAGGCGCTGATTCCGGCACCGGACCAGAGCGACGCCGCATTGGCCTCGGCGCTGCGCAGCGCCATGCAATCGGTGATCGAACGACAGGCCGGCTACGGCGCCGCCGGCACCTACGAGGGCGAACAGCTGATGTCGCAGGCCCGCCAGTACGTGCTCAGTTACTCGTTCGAGGTCGATGCCGCGCGCACGCCGCCGCAGACCCTGCTGCGTGCGCGTTTCGACGGCAACGCCGTGCGCAGCGCCCTGGCCCGGGCCGGCATGATCACGCAGCGCCAGACCGAGGCCATCGAAATCGAAGTCAGCGGTATCGATGACCTCGCGGACTATCAGCGCGTCGCCACGCACCTGCGCAGACTCGGCAGCGTGAGGTCTGCGGCCCCGACCGCCGGCTATGGCGACGTGCTGCGCTTCAAGTTGCAGGTCGTGGGCGGCCCGAGCGCGCTGGAGCTGGCGCTGCCCACCGGCGGCCTGCTGCGGCAGCAACGCTATGGCGACGCCCACACGCCGGCCCAGTACGCGCTGGCGCGCTGA
- the wrbA gene encoding NAD(P)H:quinone oxidoreductase: MTEILVLYYSRHGAVAAMARHIARGVDSVSGCAARLRTVPPVSAQSEATLPEIPDEGPPYAMPQDLEQCAGLLLGSPTRFGNMAAPMKYFIDSTSGLWMSGSLIDKPAAVFTSTGTMHGGQESTLLSMMLPLLHHGMVLLGQPYNEPRLSSTRTGGTPYGASHVAGVGAPRPLDEDEALLCEALGRRVATTALRLAR, translated from the coding sequence ATGACAGAAATCCTGGTGCTCTATTACTCCCGGCATGGCGCGGTGGCGGCCATGGCGCGTCACATCGCGCGCGGCGTCGATTCGGTGAGCGGCTGTGCCGCGCGCCTGCGCACGGTGCCGCCGGTATCCGCGCAAAGCGAGGCGACGCTGCCGGAGATTCCCGACGAGGGACCGCCCTACGCCATGCCGCAGGACCTGGAACAGTGCGCCGGTCTGCTGCTGGGCAGTCCGACGCGCTTCGGCAACATGGCGGCGCCGATGAAGTACTTCATCGATTCGACCTCCGGCCTGTGGATGTCCGGCAGTCTGATCGACAAGCCGGCGGCGGTGTTCACGTCCACCGGCACGATGCACGGTGGGCAGGAGAGCACGCTGCTGAGCATGATGCTGCCGCTGCTGCACCACGGCATGGTCTTGCTGGGGCAGCCCTATAACGAACCGAGACTGTCATCGACGCGTACCGGCGGCACGCCGTACGGAGCCAGCCATGTCGCTGGCGTGGGCGCGCCGCGCCCGCTTGACGAGGACGAGGCGTTGCTGTGCGAGGCCCTGGGCCGGCGCGTGGCGACCACCGCGCTGAGGCTGGCGCGATGA
- the purM gene encoding phosphoribosylformylglycinamidine cyclo-ligase has product MNSKPPLSYRDAGVDIDAGDALVDDIKSIVKPTMRPEVMGGIGGFGALMRIPGKYRKPVLVSGTDGVGTKLRLGIDSGRVEGLGVDLVAMCVNDVLVSGAEPLFFLDYYATGKLDRAVATSVVRGIAEGCRQAGAALVGGETAEMPGMYSDGDFDLAGFCVAVVEEEAIIDGSKVAPGDVLIALPSSGPHSNGYSLIRKILERGGHGLDTPLGAASLGDALLAPTRIYVQPVLELLETQTVHAMAHITGGGLSENLPRVFPDGCGAAIDTASWQWPELFSWLQQEGNVAVEEMYRTFNCGVGFVLVVPPQGLEATLEHFMRRGLAPWVIGQIIARPQQDVVYSESGAQ; this is encoded by the coding sequence ATGAATTCCAAGCCTCCGCTGAGCTATCGCGACGCCGGTGTCGACATTGACGCAGGCGACGCGCTGGTCGATGACATCAAGTCCATCGTCAAACCGACGATGCGCCCCGAGGTCATGGGTGGCATCGGCGGCTTCGGAGCGCTGATGCGCATTCCGGGCAAGTACCGCAAGCCGGTGCTGGTGTCCGGCACCGATGGCGTCGGCACCAAGCTGCGCCTCGGCATCGACAGCGGTCGGGTCGAAGGCCTGGGCGTCGACCTGGTGGCGATGTGCGTCAACGACGTGCTGGTCTCCGGTGCCGAACCGCTGTTCTTTCTCGACTACTACGCCACCGGCAAGCTCGACCGCGCGGTCGCCACCAGCGTGGTGCGCGGCATCGCGGAGGGCTGCCGTCAGGCCGGCGCCGCCTTGGTTGGCGGCGAAACCGCGGAAATGCCGGGCATGTACTCGGACGGCGATTTCGACCTGGCGGGGTTCTGCGTCGCCGTGGTCGAGGAAGAGGCGATCATCGATGGCTCCAAGGTTGCGCCGGGCGACGTGCTGATCGCCCTGCCGTCCTCCGGGCCACATTCCAACGGCTATTCGCTGATCCGCAAGATTCTGGAGCGCGGTGGCCACGGGCTGGATACACCGCTGGGCGCGGCGAGCCTCGGCGACGCGCTGTTGGCGCCCACCCGAATCTACGTCCAGCCGGTGCTGGAACTGCTGGAAACGCAGACCGTGCACGCGATGGCGCACATCACCGGCGGCGGTCTCAGCGAGAATCTGCCGCGTGTGTTTCCGGATGGCTGCGGCGCGGCGATCGACACCGCGAGCTGGCAGTGGCCGGAGCTGTTCTCCTGGCTGCAGCAGGAAGGCAATGTCGCGGTCGAGGAGATGTACCGCACCTTCAATTGCGGTGTCGGCTTCGTGCTGGTGGTGCCGCCGCAGGGGCTTGAGGCCACGCTGGAGCACTTCATGCGGCGCGGTCTGGCGCCCTGGGTCATCGGGCAGATCATTGCGCGCCCGCAGCAGGATGTCGTCTACAGCGAATCCGGCGCACAGTGA
- the purN gene encoding phosphoribosylglycinamide formyltransferase has protein sequence MKRVVVLVSGSGRNLQALLDHAAAGTLQASIVGVLSNRADAYALERARLAKVPAICLPHQNYPERADFDRALADAVSALAPDIVLMAGFMRVLGDAFLERFAGRMLNIHPSLLPRHPGLRTHDRVLEAGDSEHGATVHFVTPELDGGPRIIQGKFRVPAQHTAAMLAEKLMTEIELRIYPQAVAWFARGELGLEAGRVKFRGVPLDAPLSLQDLEDPFR, from the coding sequence GTGAAGCGGGTCGTTGTTCTGGTGTCCGGCAGCGGCCGCAATCTCCAGGCCCTGCTGGACCACGCCGCGGCCGGCACGCTGCAGGCGTCCATCGTCGGCGTGCTGTCCAACCGGGCGGATGCCTACGCCCTGGAGCGGGCCCGCCTGGCGAAGGTTCCGGCGATCTGCCTGCCGCACCAGAACTACCCCGAGCGCGCCGATTTCGACCGCGCACTGGCCGATGCGGTGTCCGCGCTGGCACCGGACATCGTGCTCATGGCCGGGTTCATGCGTGTGCTCGGCGATGCCTTCCTAGAGCGTTTCGCGGGTCGCATGCTGAACATTCATCCGTCCCTGCTGCCGCGTCACCCCGGTCTGCGCACCCATGACCGGGTTCTGGAAGCGGGCGATTCCGAACATGGTGCGACCGTGCATTTCGTGACGCCGGAGCTGGACGGCGGGCCTCGCATAATTCAGGGGAAGTTCAGGGTTCCGGCCCAACATACCGCCGCGATGCTGGCCGAAAAGCTCATGACTGAAATCGAGCTGCGCATCTATCCGCAAGCCGTGGCGTGGTTCGCGCGCGGTGAACTTGGACTCGAGGCGGGGCGAGTGAAATTTCGTGGGGTTCCGCTCGACGCGCCGCTGAGTCTTCAGGATCTTGAGGATCCCTTTCGATGA
- a CDS encoding AI-2E family transporter: MNSPPRQSALLPHGWPWLVGLLLFGVLLYLLSPIMMPFVLGAGLSYIGDPLVDRLQKIGLSRTLGVCVVFVVIVGLSLIGLLLFVPMLQKQLVQMLQNLPETLRWIQDTALPHLGITLPPDLQLDANGLRDIVREHWREAGGLVQQLWGRISQSSGALIAFAVNLLMVPIVTFYLLRDWDDLVAWIADIIPRRWLPTATQLARDTDSVLGAFLRGQLLVMLALSVTYTLGLWAVGLDLALLVGTIAGLVSFVPYLGAATGILLGLAMMFVQTQAPLPLLWVALVFGVGQMLESMVYTPLLVGDRIGLHPVAVIFAVMAGGQLFGFIGILLALPVAAAVAVVLRHTKQRWLVSSWYHGGTDGDPMPEAPGDDAPRRDTDSAAP, encoded by the coding sequence ATGAATTCCCCACCCCGCCAAAGTGCATTGCTGCCCCACGGTTGGCCCTGGCTGGTGGGGCTGCTGCTGTTCGGCGTGCTGCTGTATCTGCTGTCTCCGATCATGATGCCGTTCGTGCTCGGCGCCGGTCTTTCGTACATCGGCGACCCGCTGGTCGACCGCCTGCAGAAGATTGGCCTTTCGCGCACGCTGGGCGTGTGCGTCGTCTTCGTGGTGATCGTCGGTCTGTCGCTGATCGGGCTGCTGCTGTTCGTGCCGATGCTGCAAAAGCAGCTGGTGCAGATGCTGCAGAATCTGCCGGAAACGCTGCGCTGGATTCAGGACACCGCGCTGCCGCACCTCGGCATCACCCTGCCGCCGGACCTGCAGCTCGATGCCAACGGTCTGCGGGACATCGTGCGCGAACACTGGCGCGAAGCCGGCGGCCTCGTCCAGCAGTTATGGGGCCGCATTTCCCAGTCCTCCGGCGCGCTGATCGCGTTCGCGGTGAACCTCTTGATGGTGCCGATCGTCACCTTCTATCTGCTGCGCGACTGGGATGATCTGGTGGCCTGGATCGCCGACATCATCCCGCGTCGCTGGCTGCCCACCGCGACACAACTCGCGCGCGATACCGACAGCGTGCTCGGCGCCTTCCTGCGCGGCCAGCTGCTGGTGATGCTGGCGCTGTCGGTGACCTACACCCTCGGCCTGTGGGCGGTTGGCCTCGATCTGGCATTGCTGGTCGGCACGATCGCCGGCCTCGTCAGTTTCGTGCCCTACCTCGGCGCCGCCACCGGCATTCTGCTGGGACTGGCGATGATGTTCGTTCAGACCCAGGCGCCGCTGCCGCTGCTGTGGGTCGCGCTGGTGTTCGGCGTCGGTCAGATGCTCGAAAGCATGGTCTACACGCCGCTGCTGGTCGGCGATCGGATCGGCCTGCACCCGGTCGCCGTGATCTTCGCGGTGATGGCCGGTGGCCAGCTGTTCGGCTTCATTGGCATTCTGCTGGCACTACCGGTGGCGGCAGCGGTGGCCGTGGTGCTGCGGCATACCAAACAGCGCTGGCTGGTCTCGTCCTGGTATCATGGCGGCACCGATGGCGACCCCATGCCTGAGGCGCCTGGCGACGACGCGCCGCGTCGCGACACGGACAGCGCCGCACCGTGA
- a CDS encoding HdaA/DnaA family protein, translated as MIGSMQLPLSMRLPDNASFENFVPGPNRAAVAAVSEPRGDVLLIGGPGSGKSHLLQAALRQWQARDRDVAYAPLDDVDGALLAAYVDADLLAVDELERLRPEHSLVLLRVLDTRRAAARITVIAARDRPANLDAIPPDLKTRLTQAEVYPLAPLDDAARQQLLIQRAQGRGLSLPPEVAHWLLTQLPRDSGSLIQVLDELDLASLQAQRRLTIPFVRQALRDVRPHST; from the coding sequence GTGATCGGCAGTATGCAGCTGCCGTTGTCGATGCGGCTGCCGGACAACGCCAGCTTCGAGAACTTCGTGCCCGGTCCCAATCGGGCCGCAGTGGCCGCCGTCTCCGAACCGCGCGGCGATGTGCTGCTGATCGGCGGCCCCGGCTCCGGAAAATCGCATCTGCTGCAGGCCGCGCTGCGTCAATGGCAGGCGCGCGACCGCGACGTAGCCTACGCACCGCTGGACGACGTCGACGGCGCATTGCTGGCCGCCTATGTCGATGCGGACCTGCTGGCAGTCGACGAACTCGAACGGCTACGCCCCGAACACAGTCTCGTGCTGCTGCGGGTGCTGGATACGCGCCGCGCGGCGGCACGCATCACGGTCATCGCCGCCCGCGATCGACCCGCGAACCTCGACGCAATTCCGCCCGACCTCAAGACCCGGCTGACACAGGCCGAGGTCTATCCGCTGGCACCACTGGACGATGCGGCTCGTCAGCAGCTGCTGATCCAGCGCGCGCAGGGCCGAGGCCTGTCTTTGCCGCCCGAGGTCGCACACTGGCTGCTGACGCAGTTGCCGCGCGACAGCGGCAGCCTGATCCAGGTACTGGACGAACTGGACCTGGCTTCGCTGCAGGCACAGCGCCGCCTCACGATCCCCTTCGTACGCCAAGCTCTGCGCGACGTTCGACCGCATTCCACTTGA